A single genomic interval of Myxococcota bacterium harbors:
- a CDS encoding outer membrane lipoprotein-sorting protein produces the protein MSSAPGFRALFAPCAAGLLAAAAGFARAQGSIEEVADCAIRNLPPSAHAHAKLTTRAKGGAETAIDVEFWSSTSAEGTRKVAVVQRGGPASGFTGYLVSDGDAIGEAWAVSKKDGKARKIEERGARARMFATNLSLEDFARFGRVVFPGQVRRRPDGEIDGRKTFVVETKPAPDAGSEYSRIVTSIDREWCLILRREGYEAGFDKGAKPRKVYQVAPADVKVQDKFANGMRGRMDDAKDGSSTELQVVDLEVPAKVDESFFTPASLERAAH, from the coding sequence ATGTCGTCTGCCCCCGGCTTCCGAGCGCTGTTCGCCCCGTGCGCCGCGGGGCTGCTCGCGGCCGCCGCGGGCTTCGCGCGCGCCCAGGGGTCCATCGAAGAGGTCGCAGACTGCGCGATCCGCAATCTGCCGCCTTCGGCCCACGCCCATGCCAAGCTGACCACGCGCGCGAAGGGCGGCGCCGAGACGGCAATCGACGTCGAGTTCTGGAGCTCCACGAGCGCCGAGGGCACCCGCAAGGTCGCGGTCGTGCAGCGCGGCGGTCCCGCCAGCGGCTTCACGGGCTACCTGGTGAGCGACGGCGACGCCATCGGCGAGGCCTGGGCGGTCTCCAAGAAGGACGGCAAGGCCAGGAAGATCGAAGAGCGCGGCGCAAGAGCGCGCATGTTCGCCACCAACCTGAGTCTCGAGGACTTCGCGCGCTTCGGGCGCGTGGTGTTTCCCGGTCAGGTTCGCCGCCGGCCAGACGGCGAGATCGACGGCCGCAAGACCTTCGTGGTCGAGACCAAGCCCGCGCCCGACGCGGGCTCCGAGTACTCGCGCATCGTGACTTCGATCGACCGCGAGTGGTGTCTCATCCTGCGCCGCGAAGGCTACGAGGCGGGCTTCGACAAGGGCGCCAAGCCGCGCAAGGTGTACCAGGTCGCGCCCGCCGACGTGAAGGTCCAGGACAAGTTCGCCAACGGCATGCGCGGCCGGATGGACGACGCCAAGGACGGCTCGTCGACCGAGCTGCAGGTCGTCGATCTCGAGGTGCCCGCGAAGGTCGACGAGAGTTTCTTCACGCCCGCGTCGCTCGAGCGCGCGGCTCACTGA
- a CDS encoding LLM class F420-dependent oxidoreductase, producing the protein MKFGLHGINIGVCSEPEAAARVARAAEDAGFDSVWTAEHVVLPDPQVPPSPAPPHMKLLDPAVALGFLAAHTTRVRLATGIIILPQRNPVVLAKELATVDRLSKGRLIFGLGAGYLKPEFQALGAPFADRGRRTDEYIEAIVALWREEKPEYKGEYVAFGGIQAQPRPLQSPHPPIVVGGMSPSALRRAARYGNGWYGFALDLEATGRAIEGLRAAEQRLDRDPALGRLEITVTPPGSKLDLDTVHRYAALGVDRLVLMGSGRSADDQIAAVERAERELVRPLAE; encoded by the coding sequence ATGAAATTCGGCCTCCACGGGATCAACATCGGCGTGTGTTCCGAGCCGGAGGCCGCGGCGCGTGTCGCGCGCGCCGCCGAGGACGCGGGCTTCGACTCGGTCTGGACCGCCGAGCACGTGGTGCTGCCCGACCCGCAGGTGCCGCCCTCGCCCGCACCGCCGCACATGAAGTTACTCGACCCGGCGGTCGCGCTCGGCTTCCTCGCGGCGCACACCACGCGCGTGCGGCTCGCCACGGGCATCATCATCCTGCCGCAGCGCAACCCGGTGGTGCTCGCGAAGGAGCTGGCCACCGTGGACCGGCTCTCGAAGGGGCGACTCATCTTCGGGCTGGGCGCCGGGTATCTGAAGCCCGAGTTCCAGGCGCTCGGCGCGCCGTTCGCGGACCGCGGCCGGCGCACCGACGAGTACATCGAGGCGATCGTCGCGCTGTGGCGCGAGGAGAAGCCCGAGTACAAGGGTGAGTATGTCGCCTTCGGCGGCATCCAGGCGCAGCCCCGGCCGCTCCAGTCACCCCACCCGCCGATCGTGGTCGGCGGCATGAGTCCGTCCGCGCTGCGCCGCGCCGCGCGCTACGGCAACGGCTGGTACGGCTTCGCCCTCGACCTCGAGGCGACCGGCCGTGCGATCGAAGGTCTGCGCGCCGCGGAGCAGCGGCTCGACCGCGACCCGGCGCTCGGCCGGCTCGAGATCACAGTGACTCCGCCCGGCTCCAAGCTCGACCTCGACACGGTGCACCGCTACGCGGCGTTGGGCGTCGACCGGCTGGTGCTCATGGGCTCCGGACGCAGCGCCGACGACCAGATCGCCGCCGTGGAGCGCGCCGAGCGCGAGCTCGTGCGCCCGCTCGCGGAGTGA
- a CDS encoding TIGR03619 family F420-dependent LLM class oxidoreductase: MKLGISVRTMGPQSTRETLVACARAAEEAGLDEVYVPDHIAIPPDDAEGSGGRYLDPLIALTWIAAKTERIGLGTAVLILPYRPALPTAKVIATLQELSGNRLTALGVGVGWMEPEFRALGLPRARRARDADVVLELLVDAFRSDVVERNGQKFLFLPRPPRPQILIGGAAPHALARAARFGDGWMPIGAKPADLAPHAARLRELFLAAGKPAPELAVMTRLPLEEPARAADLAHAYAELGATRLVHASRYADAAEFARSAQAIASRIRA; the protein is encoded by the coding sequence ATGAAGCTCGGCATCTCGGTTCGGACCATGGGCCCGCAGTCGACCCGCGAGACGCTGGTCGCGTGCGCGCGCGCGGCTGAAGAGGCCGGCCTCGACGAAGTCTACGTACCCGACCACATCGCCATCCCGCCCGACGACGCAGAAGGCTCGGGCGGGCGCTATCTCGATCCACTCATCGCCCTGACCTGGATCGCCGCGAAGACGGAGCGCATCGGCCTGGGCACGGCGGTGCTGATTTTGCCCTATCGGCCGGCGCTGCCGACCGCGAAGGTGATCGCCACGCTGCAGGAGCTGTCCGGCAACCGACTCACTGCGCTCGGCGTCGGCGTGGGCTGGATGGAGCCCGAGTTCCGCGCGCTCGGCCTGCCGCGCGCGCGCCGCGCGCGAGACGCCGACGTGGTGCTCGAGCTCCTGGTCGACGCCTTCCGCTCCGACGTGGTCGAGCGCAACGGCCAGAAGTTCCTGTTCCTGCCCCGGCCGCCGCGCCCGCAGATCCTGATCGGCGGCGCCGCGCCGCACGCGCTGGCCCGCGCCGCGCGCTTCGGCGACGGCTGGATGCCGATCGGTGCCAAGCCCGCCGACCTCGCGCCCCACGCGGCGCGCCTGCGCGAGCTGTTTCTCGCGGCCGGCAAGCCCGCACCCGAGCTCGCCGTCATGACTCGCCTGCCGCTCGAAGAGCCCGCTCGCGCCGCGGACCTGGCGCACGCCTACGCCGAGCTGGGCGCGACCCGGCTCGTCCACGCCAGCCGCTACGCCGACGCCGCCGAGTTCGCGCGCTCCGCGCAGGCGATTGCGAGTAGAATCCGGGCATGA
- a CDS encoding sulfate ABC transporter ATP-binding protein: MSIEVRDLWKRFGDFTALRDVSLHVEPGELLALLGPSGSGKTTLLRLIAGLERPDTGTISFEGEDATERSVRDRRVGFVFQHYALFRHMTVFENVAFGLRVRPRETRPAEPEIQARVHELLDLVQLEGLARRMPTQLSGGQRQRVALARALAVQPRVLLLDEPFGALDARVRRELRRWLRKLHDELGITSLFVTHDQEEALELADRIVVVNEGRIEQVGTPDEVYRRPATPFVFGFLGEANWLSTTIDGRKARIGFRPDDLEIALGPLDGHSFAARVSRVQSLGGRVKLELTSAAGALVRADVPAERVRTLALSPGAEVWAAPRELQVFESD; encoded by the coding sequence TTGAGCATTGAGGTGCGCGATCTCTGGAAACGCTTCGGAGACTTCACCGCGCTGCGCGACGTGTCTCTGCACGTGGAGCCGGGCGAGCTGCTCGCGCTGCTCGGCCCGTCCGGCTCGGGCAAGACCACGCTCCTGCGCCTGATCGCCGGGCTCGAGCGGCCCGACACGGGCACGATCTCCTTCGAGGGCGAGGACGCCACCGAGCGCAGCGTGCGCGACCGGCGCGTGGGCTTCGTGTTCCAGCACTACGCGCTGTTCCGACACATGACGGTGTTCGAGAACGTCGCCTTCGGCCTGCGCGTGCGGCCACGTGAGACACGGCCCGCCGAGCCCGAGATCCAGGCGCGCGTGCACGAGCTGCTCGACCTGGTGCAGCTCGAGGGCCTGGCCCGGCGCATGCCGACCCAGCTCTCGGGCGGCCAGCGCCAGCGCGTTGCGCTGGCGCGCGCGCTGGCGGTGCAGCCGCGCGTGCTCTTGCTCGACGAGCCGTTCGGCGCGCTCGACGCGCGCGTGCGGCGCGAGCTGCGCCGCTGGCTGCGCAAGCTGCACGACGAGCTGGGCATCACGAGTCTGTTCGTGACTCACGACCAGGAGGAGGCGCTCGAGCTGGCCGACCGGATCGTGGTGGTGAACGAGGGCCGCATCGAGCAGGTCGGCACGCCCGACGAGGTCTACCGCCGGCCCGCGACGCCCTTCGTGTTCGGGTTCCTGGGCGAGGCCAACTGGCTCTCGACCACGATCGACGGCCGCAAGGCGCGCATCGGCTTCCGGCCCGACGACCTCGAGATCGCGCTCGGCCCGCTCGACGGTCACTCCTTCGCCGCGCGCGTGAGCCGCGTGCAGTCACTCGGTGGCCGCGTCAAGCTCGAGCTCACCTCGGCCGCGGGCGCGCTGGTCCGCGCCGACGTGCCCGCCGAGCGCGTGCGCACGCTGGCGCTCTCGCCGGGCGCCGAGGTCTGGGCCGCCCCGCGCGAGCTGCAGGTCTTCGAGTCCGATTGA
- the cysW gene encoding sulfate ABC transporter permease subunit CysW, protein MTAATLTHETGQASAPSLRAALQDPPAVRWTLLVLALGFVFLFLFLPLAAVFVEALSGGLTTYWAAITDPVALKAIELTLIVAAVSVPLNAVFGVSAAWAIARFEFPGKNLLITLIDLPFAVSPVISGLIFVLLFGAQGLFGPWLVEHGVKIIFAVPGILLATTFITFPFVARELIPLMQEQGSEEEEAAISLGASGWQMFRRVTLPNIRLGLLYGIVLLNARAMGEFGAVSVVSGHIRGKTNTIPLHVEILYNEYQSSAAFAVASLLALLALVTLVAKRVLEWRLRRERLT, encoded by the coding sequence ATGACGGCCGCGACACTGACTCACGAGACCGGCCAAGCCAGCGCGCCGTCGCTGCGCGCGGCGCTCCAGGACCCGCCCGCGGTGCGCTGGACGCTTTTGGTCCTGGCACTGGGCTTCGTGTTCCTGTTCCTGTTCCTGCCGCTCGCCGCCGTGTTCGTCGAGGCGTTGTCGGGCGGACTCACGACTTACTGGGCGGCGATCACCGATCCGGTCGCGCTCAAGGCCATCGAGCTCACGCTGATCGTCGCCGCCGTCTCGGTGCCTCTGAACGCGGTGTTCGGCGTCTCCGCGGCCTGGGCGATCGCGCGCTTCGAGTTCCCGGGCAAGAACCTCTTGATCACGCTGATCGACCTGCCCTTCGCCGTGTCACCCGTGATCTCGGGCCTGATCTTCGTGCTCTTGTTCGGCGCGCAGGGCCTGTTCGGCCCGTGGCTCGTCGAGCACGGCGTGAAGATCATCTTCGCCGTGCCGGGCATCCTGCTCGCGACCACCTTCATCACCTTCCCCTTCGTGGCGCGCGAGCTGATCCCGCTCATGCAGGAGCAGGGCTCCGAAGAGGAGGAGGCGGCGATCTCGCTGGGCGCGAGCGGCTGGCAGATGTTCCGGCGAGTCACCCTGCCGAACATCCGGCTCGGCCTCCTGTATGGGATCGTGTTGCTGAACGCGCGCGCCATGGGCGAGTTCGGCGCCGTATCGGTCGTGTCGGGTCACATCCGAGGCAAGACCAACACGATCCCGCTGCACGTCGAGATCCTCTACAACGAATACCAGTCGTCGGCCGCCTTCGCCGTGGCCTCGCTGCTCGCGCTGCTCGCGCTCGTGACGCTCGTCGCGAAGCGCGTGCTCGAGTGGCGCCTGCGCCGGGAGAGACTCACTTGA
- the cysT gene encoding sulfate ABC transporter permease subunit CysT has translation MTRGSNGVLPGFGLTLGFSVLYLSLLVLVPLSALFFRTASLSVADFFAAVASPRAIAAYQLSFGASLLAALANAFFGLVLAWVLTRYRFPGRELVDAFVDLPFALPTAVAGITLTTLLARNGWLGQFLEPLGIHAAYTPLGVTIALTFIGLPFVVRSVQPVLEDLEAEAEEAAASLGAGRLETFRRVLFPALWPALVTGSALAFARSLGEYGSVVFISGNMPLRTEIVPLLIVTKLEQYDYAGATAVATVMLVSSFALLLAINGLQAIGRRRLAGAGAGE, from the coding sequence GTGACACGTGGCAGCAACGGCGTGTTGCCGGGCTTCGGACTCACGCTCGGCTTCTCGGTCCTGTATCTCTCGCTCCTGGTGCTGGTGCCGCTGTCGGCGCTGTTCTTCCGCACCGCCTCGCTCTCGGTCGCGGACTTCTTCGCCGCGGTCGCCTCGCCGCGCGCGATCGCGGCCTACCAGCTCAGCTTCGGGGCATCGTTGCTGGCGGCGCTCGCCAACGCCTTCTTCGGGCTCGTGCTCGCCTGGGTGCTGACCCGCTACCGCTTCCCGGGCCGCGAGCTGGTCGACGCGTTCGTCGACCTGCCGTTCGCGCTGCCCACGGCGGTGGCCGGCATCACGCTCACCACGCTCCTGGCCAGGAACGGCTGGCTCGGGCAGTTCCTCGAGCCGCTCGGTATCCACGCCGCCTATACACCGTTGGGTGTCACAATCGCGCTCACCTTCATCGGCCTGCCGTTCGTGGTGCGCTCGGTGCAGCCGGTGCTCGAGGATCTCGAGGCCGAAGCCGAGGAGGCCGCGGCCAGCCTGGGCGCCGGCCGGCTAGAGACCTTCCGGCGCGTGCTGTTCCCGGCGCTCTGGCCCGCGCTCGTGACCGGCTCGGCGCTCGCGTTCGCGCGGTCGCTGGGCGAGTACGGCTCGGTGGTCTTCATCTCGGGCAACATGCCGCTGCGCACCGAGATCGTGCCGCTCTTGATCGTGACCAAGCTCGAGCAGTACGACTACGCGGGCGCCACGGCCGTGGCCACCGTGATGCTGGTGTCGTCGTTCGCGCTCCTGCTCGCGATCAACGGCTTGCAGGCGATCGGCCGGCGCCGCCTCGCGGGCGCAGGAGCGGGCGAATGA
- a CDS encoding sulfate ABC transporter substrate-binding protein: MRRFTLCLLAVSTLAAAGARADSELLNVSYDPTRELYADYNQLFARHWQEQHGETVTINQSHGGSGKQARAVIDGLEADVVTLALAGDVSALYEKGQLVPRDWQSRLPNNSCPYTSTIVFLVRKGNPKGIRDWDDLAKPGIAVITPSPKTSGGARWNYLAAWGYAQRKFGGDEQKIRAFVAAIYKNAPVLDAGARGSTTTFVERGIGDVLIAWENEALLAIEQLGKGQFEIVAPSISVLAEPPVSVVDAVARRHGTSAVAAEYLHYLYSPEAQDLIGKHFYRPTEAAAAAKYAGQFPKLELLSIDKDFGGWKKAQATHFADGGIFDQIYVPGR; this comes from the coding sequence ATGCGACGATTCACTCTCTGCCTGCTCGCCGTCTCGACGCTCGCCGCCGCCGGCGCGCGCGCCGACAGCGAGCTCCTGAACGTGTCCTACGACCCCACGCGCGAGCTGTACGCCGACTACAACCAGCTCTTCGCCAGACACTGGCAGGAGCAGCACGGCGAGACGGTCACGATCAACCAATCGCACGGCGGCTCGGGCAAGCAGGCGCGCGCGGTGATCGACGGGCTCGAGGCCGACGTGGTCACGCTGGCGCTCGCGGGCGACGTGTCCGCGCTGTACGAGAAGGGCCAGCTCGTGCCGCGTGACTGGCAGTCGCGCCTGCCCAACAACAGCTGCCCGTACACGTCGACCATCGTGTTCCTGGTCCGCAAAGGCAACCCGAAGGGCATCCGGGATTGGGACGACCTGGCCAAGCCGGGCATCGCGGTGATCACCCCGAGCCCGAAGACCTCGGGCGGCGCGCGCTGGAACTATCTCGCGGCCTGGGGCTACGCGCAGCGCAAGTTCGGCGGCGACGAGCAGAAGATCCGCGCGTTCGTGGCCGCGATCTACAAGAACGCGCCGGTGCTCGACGCCGGCGCGCGCGGCTCGACCACGACCTTCGTCGAGCGCGGCATCGGCGACGTGCTGATCGCGTGGGAGAACGAGGCGCTGCTCGCGATCGAGCAGCTGGGCAAGGGTCAGTTCGAAATCGTGGCGCCGTCGATCTCGGTGCTGGCCGAGCCTCCGGTCAGCGTCGTGGACGCCGTGGCGCGCCGCCACGGCACGAGCGCCGTCGCGGCCGAGTATCTCCACTATCTCTACTCGCCCGAGGCCCAGGACCTGATCGGGAAGCACTTCTACCGCCCGACCGAGGCCGCTGCTGCCGCGAAGTACGCGGGCCAGTTCCCCAAGCTCGAGCTGCTGTCGATCGACAAGGACTTCGGCGGCTGGAAGAAGGCGCAGGCGACCCACTTCGCCGACGGCGGGATCTTCGACCAGATCTACGTCCCGGGGCGCTAG
- a CDS encoding porin gives MIRGWAALGVAGIALSLALGARVASAQGASDKAALEQRVDELEQELALVKRKLEVADETQSSKGPQPVLGAGSDGFTLRSADSNWVLKLRGYTQFDTRFFDDAPANRAAGQDTFFFRRIRPLLEGTLGGVVDFRIMPDFAGGTAVIQDAWANVHYIPEAALEFGKFKGPVGLERLQSATAMWFVERALPTQLVPNRDLGIMLNGVVREGLFSYQLGWMNGAVDNTQTVNGDVDTGDDKDIVARVFFQPFQDTEIGALQGLGVGFAATYGHQEGAPGSYKTSGQQTFFAYRANVTQTGARYRYAPQAYWYWGPFGLLTEYVYESSQYRRPTFSDIRANNSAWQVAVGWAITGENESYKGLVPSVNFDPFRGTWGAWEFITRISQLKVDDSVFDANFADPTVSAEAAKLWSVGINWYLNRNVKLAVNYDRTTFRSYASNQDRHDEGVLLGRFQLAF, from the coding sequence ATGATTCGGGGATGGGCGGCGCTCGGCGTCGCGGGAATCGCTCTGTCACTCGCGCTGGGGGCGCGCGTGGCGAGCGCGCAGGGGGCGAGCGACAAGGCTGCGCTCGAGCAGCGGGTGGACGAGCTCGAGCAGGAGCTGGCGCTGGTCAAGCGCAAGCTCGAGGTCGCAGACGAGACTCAGTCGTCCAAGGGTCCGCAGCCGGTGCTGGGCGCGGGCTCCGACGGCTTCACGCTGCGCTCGGCCGACTCGAACTGGGTGCTGAAGCTGCGCGGCTACACCCAGTTCGACACGCGCTTCTTCGACGACGCGCCGGCGAACCGCGCGGCGGGTCAGGACACGTTCTTCTTCCGGCGCATCCGCCCGCTGCTCGAGGGCACGCTGGGCGGCGTCGTCGACTTCCGCATCATGCCGGACTTCGCCGGCGGCACGGCCGTGATCCAGGACGCCTGGGCCAACGTGCACTACATCCCGGAGGCCGCGCTCGAGTTCGGCAAGTTCAAGGGGCCGGTCGGGCTCGAGAGGCTCCAGTCCGCGACCGCGATGTGGTTCGTGGAGCGCGCGCTGCCGACGCAGCTCGTGCCCAACCGCGACCTCGGCATCATGCTGAACGGCGTCGTGCGCGAGGGCCTGTTCAGCTACCAGCTCGGCTGGATGAACGGCGCCGTCGACAACACCCAGACGGTGAACGGCGACGTCGACACCGGCGACGACAAGGACATCGTCGCGCGCGTGTTCTTCCAGCCCTTCCAGGACACCGAGATCGGCGCGCTCCAGGGGCTGGGCGTGGGCTTCGCCGCGACCTACGGCCACCAGGAAGGCGCACCGGGCTCGTACAAGACTTCGGGCCAGCAGACCTTCTTCGCCTACCGCGCCAACGTGACTCAGACCGGCGCGCGCTACCGCTACGCGCCGCAGGCGTATTGGTACTGGGGCCCGTTCGGGCTGCTCACCGAGTACGTCTACGAGTCGAGTCAGTACCGGCGACCGACCTTCTCCGACATCCGCGCGAACAACTCGGCGTGGCAGGTCGCGGTGGGCTGGGCGATCACCGGCGAGAACGAGTCGTACAAGGGACTCGTGCCCAGCGTCAACTTCGACCCGTTCAGAGGCACCTGGGGCGCGTGGGAATTCATCACGCGCATCAGCCAGCTCAAAGTCGACGACTCGGTCTTCGACGCGAACTTCGCCGACCCGACCGTGAGCGCCGAGGCCGCGAAGCTCTGGAGCGTCGGCATCAACTGGTACCTGAACCGCAACGTGAAGCTCGCGGTCAACTACGACCGCACCACCTTCCGCAGCTACGCGAGCAACCAGGACCGGCACGACGAGGGCGTGCTGCTGGGCCGCTTCCAGCTCGCGTTCTAG
- a CDS encoding sigma 54-interacting transcriptional regulator — protein MERFAPILLDIWREVGRHLEIGESVRRCTPLLARRLPVDQLWVRRFDPAHPSLETVAAARHDSDEQLPHGRDALSAAQVAELTAFCGRRRPLRGPAAQVAQRAPGLIPDSIAGDVLVSPLLREDEPAGVLVLVARAARHFDREHEEIARALVEPFSVALENDRRVAELEGLRQAAEADKRSLLTRLGREDLSENIVGADSGLRASMERIELAAPSDVPVLLLGETGSGKEVAARAIHSRSARASGPFLRVNCGAIPAGLIDSELFGHERGSFTGASALRKGWFERADRGTLFLDEIGELPLAAQVRLLRILQDGSFERVGGTRPLHADVRIVAATHRDLHQMVSEGRFREDLWYRLAVFVVHLPPLRERPEDIAALATHFALRAATRFGLPALSPTRDDVSLLAAYAWPGNIRELGAVMDRAVLLGQGRALEVAQALGPAAARAPGAPEPAPAPAAAEPAARLDDAMVRHIEAALGRTFGRIEGPFGAARALGINPHTLRARMRKLGIDWRRFRARP, from the coding sequence ATGGAGCGCTTCGCTCCGATCTTGCTCGACATCTGGCGCGAGGTGGGCCGGCACCTCGAGATCGGGGAGTCGGTGCGCCGCTGCACGCCGCTCCTGGCGCGCCGGCTGCCGGTCGACCAGCTCTGGGTGCGCCGCTTCGACCCGGCGCACCCGAGCCTCGAGACCGTGGCCGCAGCACGCCACGACTCCGACGAGCAGCTGCCGCACGGACGCGACGCCCTGTCGGCAGCCCAGGTCGCGGAGCTGACCGCGTTCTGCGGGCGCCGCCGGCCGCTGCGCGGTCCGGCGGCCCAAGTCGCGCAGCGTGCGCCGGGGCTGATTCCGGACTCAATCGCGGGCGACGTGCTGGTGAGTCCCCTGCTGCGCGAGGACGAGCCGGCCGGCGTGCTGGTGCTCGTGGCGCGCGCGGCCAGACACTTCGATCGCGAGCACGAGGAGATCGCGCGCGCGCTGGTCGAGCCGTTCTCGGTCGCGCTCGAGAACGACCGGCGCGTCGCCGAGCTCGAGGGCCTGCGCCAGGCAGCCGAGGCCGACAAGCGCAGCCTCCTGACTCGCCTCGGCCGCGAGGACCTGTCCGAGAACATCGTGGGCGCCGACTCGGGCCTGCGCGCTTCGATGGAGCGCATCGAGCTGGCGGCGCCCTCCGACGTGCCCGTGCTCTTGCTCGGCGAGACCGGCTCGGGCAAGGAGGTCGCCGCGCGCGCGATCCACTCCCGCTCCGCGCGCGCGAGCGGGCCGTTCCTGCGCGTGAACTGCGGCGCGATCCCGGCCGGGCTCATCGATTCCGAGCTGTTCGGGCACGAGCGCGGCAGCTTCACTGGCGCGTCGGCTCTGCGGAAGGGCTGGTTCGAGCGCGCCGACCGCGGGACGCTGTTCCTCGACGAGATCGGCGAGCTGCCGCTCGCCGCGCAGGTGCGGCTGCTGCGCATCCTGCAAGACGGCAGCTTCGAGCGCGTGGGCGGCACGCGGCCACTGCACGCCGACGTGCGCATCGTGGCCGCGACTCATCGCGACCTGCACCAGATGGTCTCGGAAGGCCGCTTCCGCGAGGACCTGTGGTATCGGCTCGCCGTGTTCGTGGTCCACCTGCCGCCGCTGCGCGAGCGGCCCGAAGACATCGCTGCGCTCGCGACTCACTTCGCGCTGCGCGCCGCCACGCGCTTCGGGCTGCCGGCACTGTCTCCGACGCGCGACGACGTGAGCCTGCTCGCGGCGTACGCGTGGCCCGGAAACATCCGCGAGCTCGGCGCGGTGATGGACCGCGCGGTGCTGCTGGGCCAGGGCCGCGCGCTCGAGGTCGCGCAGGCTCTCGGGCCTGCGGCCGCGCGCGCACCCGGTGCGCCCGAGCCGGCTCCCGCTCCGGCGGCAGCCGAGCCGGCGGCGCGACTCGACGACGCCATGGTGCGGCACATCGAGGCCGCGCTCGGCCGCACGTTCGGGCGGATCGAGGGACCGTTCGGCGCGGCGCGCGCGCTGGGGATCAACCCGCACACGCTGCGCGCGCGCATGCGCAAGCTCGGGATCGACTGGCGCCGCTTCCGCGCGCGGCCCTGA
- the cysK gene encoding cysteine synthase A has product MSLQGTHWFNDNALSIGHTPLVRLRRVTKDSRALVLAKIEGRNPAYSVKCRLGAALVWDAEKRGLLGPGKEIIEPTSGNTGIALAFVAAARGYPITLTMPETMSLERRKLLAAYGAKLVLTEGARSMPGAIQRAEEIAKSDPDRFVLLQQFKNPANPEIHERTTGPEIWDDTAGTVDVLVSGVGTGGTITGVSRYLKRTRGRAITSIAVEPAASPVISQTLSGEPPKPGPHRIQGIGAGFVPEVLDLSLIDAVEQVTNEEAIHFARALTREEGILSGISSGAAVAAAVRIAGRPECAGKTIVVILPDSGERYLSSSLFEGVFDSEGLAL; this is encoded by the coding sequence ATGTCACTCCAGGGCACTCACTGGTTCAACGACAACGCACTCTCGATCGGACACACCCCGCTGGTGCGGCTGCGGCGGGTCACGAAGGACTCGCGGGCGCTGGTCCTCGCGAAGATCGAGGGACGCAACCCTGCGTATTCGGTGAAGTGCCGGCTCGGCGCGGCGCTGGTCTGGGACGCGGAGAAGCGCGGACTGCTCGGTCCCGGGAAGGAGATCATCGAGCCGACGAGCGGAAACACCGGCATCGCCCTGGCCTTCGTGGCGGCGGCCCGCGGCTACCCGATCACACTCACCATGCCCGAGACCATGAGCTTGGAGCGCCGCAAGCTGCTCGCGGCCTACGGCGCCAAGCTCGTGCTCACCGAGGGCGCGCGCAGCATGCCCGGAGCGATCCAGCGCGCCGAGGAGATCGCGAAGTCCGATCCCGACCGCTTCGTGTTGCTGCAGCAGTTCAAGAACCCGGCCAACCCCGAGATCCACGAGCGCACCACCGGACCGGAGATCTGGGACGACACCGCGGGCACGGTCGACGTCCTGGTCTCGGGCGTCGGTACGGGTGGCACGATCACCGGAGTCTCTCGCTATCTCAAGCGCACGCGCGGCCGGGCGATCACGAGCATCGCGGTCGAGCCGGCCGCGAGTCCGGTGATCTCGCAGACCCTGTCGGGTGAGCCGCCGAAGCCGGGCCCCCACCGCATTCAGGGCATCGGCGCGGGCTTCGTGCCCGAGGTGCTCGATCTGTCGCTGATCGACGCGGTGGAGCAGGTCACGAACGAGGAAGCCATCCACTTCGCGCGCGCGCTCACGCGTGAGGAAGGCATCCTGTCCGGAATCTCGAGCGGAGCGGCGGTGGCGGCCGCGGTGCGCATCGCCGGTCGCCCGGAGTGCGCCGGCAAGACCATCGTCGTGATCCTGCCCGACTCGGGCGAACGCTATCTCAGCTCGAGCCTGTTCGAGGGTGTGTTCGACTCCGAGGGGCTCGCGCTGTGA